In the genome of Chrysoperla carnea chromosome 5, inChrCarn1.1, whole genome shotgun sequence, the window CTAGTCTGATattttgtctgtttgtttgttcagCTAGTGTTTTTGCttctttctttattattttctagCATACTTGATGACGTCAAACAAGTTATTAGGCTATTTTCATAACCTAGCAAATTTGTACATAGAAGTTTCTTTCTCTGATGTTATCTAGCGGCGATCACTCCAAAACAGATTCTTATTTTTACCTATTCCATATCATTTTCCGTTCAACTAGTGTTTCTGAttctttctttattatttcCAAGTATTCTTGATGACGTCAAACAAGTTATTAGGCTATTTTCATAACCTAACTTTTCACATCTAGGTTTCTTTCTCTGACGTTGGCTAGCTTCAATCACTCCaaataagattattatttttgtaattttttatttctgttatttCTGCCAAGACATCAAAActcatttaattgtaatttctaattcattgttactttttatttgcaaaaatctcaaacataaccttaaaattatttgacatttactcaTAATATCAACAAGtaaccttttatttaaaaaaaatatatgatcaattgagatgtcttttttaaaaaaaaaatgaacatttcacatttttaacttcccacaTAATGTTAAAGTTCAGTCACATGCATAACCTTTCACATAAAACATTCTTTGTCCTTAAGATTTATATTAATACAATTTGTTTACCCTCTAATATCTTAAATgcatctttttcttttttatataaacatttaaaattaactaaaataaaaaactatgaaagaAATGTTATATAAACATCAGTCAGAATTaattaaagagtttttttttttgttttcactttttgtttttttaattaggaatatttatatatatttattttaaagtttatatcaCAATTCCATTTCTTCgtaattattactattaaatgTTTCAGTGAAAAACTctgtttttcttcatttttcatcGTACGACGTAACATTTTGTCATCTTCGACTTgatgtattataattaataatattattatttatatcggAATAATAATGAGAGAAAAATCCTAATTGTTTTAATGTATTCATTGCACGcggtattaatttttctttataacgcCAGATTGCTGTGTCCATTACACTATTTTCACGAAATTGTTCACaggatttttttaatgttttcacaCAATCTGCACGATAATGTTGTAGCTGAGCGTCGGTTGTATCGATTGGGTATGATGTGCAACCGGATCCTAGACATGCTAGTGGGAAATGATTGTGGAGTGTAAGAACACGTTCTGGATTATGGAAACATTTAACATATTGATTCGGTTTCGTAAAATGTCGACTTCGGTATACATGTTGAAGCATATGCATATATTTTGGAACTCCCTTAAACCAGCCATGAGAGTGGAGCAAATCATCCAGGAAGTATACATTCCGGACATTGTATGATGCTCTTGTAAGATTCCGTATTTGGAGTGATTTTGGAATTACAATATCCATTAATTCTCTCCATGTTAGCACATTTAAGGGCATTATTACTTCATCGATATCCAAAAGTACAATATACTCGTAGGTATACAAGTTCTTATATAAGCAATCGTTATAGGGAATAATTTCGTTCTGACGTTTGtggtttgtttttttggttaaatacAAATGTTGGAATGCTGGTATATTCGGTTGTCCTCCAGGTAAAGTTAAAGGAGTAACTTGAACTTTACCCAGCTGTTCGTAATGTTTTAAAACCTTTGAAATATTTGGATGTACTTGTAATTCGTAGAAGAATATTTTGTCTGCTCCAAGAATACTTAACATTTCAATCCATTCGACTAAGCGAACGGATAAATCGTCGTGTAAGAAGTCTAAACCTTTAACGCAAACCGCGAAATCCTTTTTCTTACCATTCTCGGGTTTATTATAAATGACACGAAGGTTATTTGTGGCATTATCGCAAGCTTGTTCCACCACCGATACTGATGCTGGTGTGAGGTTTTGATATTTTGGTGGAATTTGGCAAGCGATTAAATATGGTTGATAAATTCCTTGCTTATAATTACCCCATTTCTTATTCCAGATGTATTTGTATTCCCATGTTTTAACTATCGCTGGTTCTTTTAGATTCTCAAACCATATTTGACAGAAAGTTTTTACTGTGGGCTCAATACGATTTATCATTCCTAATATTCGAATTGTGGGTCCAATTCGACTATTTTTTCGTATATCATAATACGCACCATAAAAATGGAAACTCCCATTCGAAGTTTGCAGACTCtgccaataaatattattgaactcGAGCTCATAAATACTAGGCATTCGAGCGCAAGTTTTATTTAAACGCATtgcatagtttttatttttattccaataGACAATCGGTAAACTGGGTAAACGTTTTTCGACTTCTTCTAGAATACGATCTTCACTCATGCCAGGGGAATTATCTACAAATGGAGTTAAATCTAAGATATTTTCCGTTGTGGATGTCAGCGCAATTCCATTAGCTGAATCGATTATACGTTTTTGAAGTAAGAGTCGACTGTTTACGCCCGTTAAAGGAGGTATATCGACTTCTAATGGGTAACTTCGAAAATTTAATGCTGCTATTATTAATAAACCCCATAAAAATATTACGAACGCTGCACGCCGTGCATAGCGTCCACTTACGAATGTTTGTATGCCACGCATTTTGTTGAGTGGTCTTGTGTATAGTTTGAAAAAGGTGATGCAAgattcttgatttttttatctgaaacaaaaagaaatttcgaattaaaaattagtCTTCTCAACATTGTTTCTTTCATATAACACTACATGTATTTCGTGCaatttttgtgacactgagtatACATACGAAATTCATGTGTGAAAAGCATCTtagttatcaaattttattcagatCGGTCAATAATGGTGACAAAAAATGAGCAGACAACATTTGATGTAAACAcatcaatgaaataattttaacctttgtaatataatcaatttagGGGAGTTTTGAATAAGGGGCAAAGTGTATGTAAAATAATAGACATtacttatgtattattaattaagttttgaACTTTAATCACAAACTCTATGGAATTATATATGTTGTCGCTAAAAATCAATTCaggtttattaatattaaactagcCCGATTATTACATTTCCTTCTCTTTAATTGTGATTAAGGTaggtttcatcaaattttttaatctacGTTTCGGATAAATGTCATTTTCTTGAACAATTtagattcaaaaaataaaaaaatcgggtTACTTTTTCAATGAAACGTGTAGTTTCGAAGATATCACCAAAATCCAAGCATCGACGATCGATATTCCCGGGCAATTTCAGTCAATATATTGGAGACTTGTTGTGAAAtcgcaaaaagtacaaaatattctGGACTTTCTACGagatcaaattatattattgtaatttgcagtaatataatggaaaatatttgcAAAGCTTGAATTATTGATAgagcaattataaaataatatgcctGAATTTATCTTCTGGCTACGCTATAACCACAGTTTATGTATGGAGACAAACCCATCggttaattgaattattaattaatttatgctgTACAGAGTGTTATATATTTACCCAGGGTTCTCATGGTAGGTTTCTTATGGTCAAAGTTACCATAGCAAGATTATTATCCTACTTTAAAACAGTTGCAGAAATAAACTGATAATATCAGGTCATATTCGACGATTTTCTAGTGCACTGATAGCAGATTTTGATAACACTGGagtaaaaacaagtaaaattcgCGAAAAAAAAAGAGAGCAATTGCCGTGTGGCATGGCAATCATCACTTCGAATTCCACAAATGGAATTAACGATTTTATATGCGCTACCTTGTATTAACTGGTTTTAAAATACCCATAATCAACGGAAACAGATTAGTCGTGTCTGGATAAAAGGGTGGATtcctaaaaagttttatattattttttttagactcTATATATTTCTGTACAATAAAGGGAAAGCATGGGCTCAATAGTAGTCGACAAGTCGTCTAACTGCAtcatttcaactctttatcGAAGTTCAGCCCTTATGTACACCTGCCAGTATCGAAAAAATCATTTGGGTGCTCATGGTGTAAAACTTAATTTTCCAGATAATGGTCACATGGCTTTTCTTCCTCTTCAATGATACGCACAAGGCTTAAGCGAGAAAAACAGTCAATATTTCTCCACCATCTAGTTTTTTGAGATACTCTGTACACACTAAGAGTGTAACCATGGATTTTTCTACATATATTCGAAAgatattttgcaattaaatcaatatttttatatttgatatgtGCTAGTTTGTGCtttcaagttttataaaatgctataaatattaatttcaattaggaacataataaaagttttaatcaatatatatatttttattattaatatttatcaaataaattaattaaacttacatAAAAATGTCATTAAGTACATGTTATTCATcacatttaattgttttaagtatggataaaataataacatttgtttACACTAATACActcattcatttattaataataaggtttgtatttgataaaagttaaaagtagaattttatcaaaatcattttaagtaCTTATTGAAAGATAACTTGAAATCGAAGATTAAGAAATgctatgttattattatattcacgtAACGATAATTGGATTGAGGTAGATTGCACTCTTGAATGATCAAAAGTTCAGTTGTTCCGGAATTATATTTAGATTTGAGAAcaatatacttttaatattcGCATCTAATAATTAATACCTGTAAGCGGTGATTGTATCCATATATCTATATCTTCATAAACCATACAAATAATCGAAATGGCTTTTTCACAAAAGTATAAAagggtgattaattgataaataaaatttcaaatttctgatattattttcatttttacggtatCTAAATACCTTAaggaatatcaaaaatattcaacaaaaagcacctttgagaaataatatataaagataagGCAGGCGCTTGGAATTCATTCAAGAGACTCGGATTCGACTCCTGATATGTCTGttatattttttccattattataagctttttgtttttatagtttacgTCATTTACGCTATTGTATCATcaaaaacatcaataataatcgaaatGATTTGACGTTTAAAttagtatacaaaatttagtaaacaaacattaatcataaatataatcttcgaccttttgaaaatattttagctaCATTAACAGgatgtttttaaacaattaactctgtttgtaattatacttttaatgtttttttttgtacataaatttcTGACATGacgtagtattttttttatacagaaataatttaataaaaattattatatttcaaaaagataaattataaacaaacaaaaaaatcatggaCAGACAATGGTacaagttaatattatttaaaattaatattagtaatttaattcatagataaataaataataaaaaaattattagtttcagTCTTGAAACgaacaaaaaagtacaaaattctaattattaaaGTTGATTATATACTGAATTCAAGTCACACAAAGTCAAAAGATAATTACctattaacaatttttctatGTTTGACCTTCacaatatttctgtttttttaatcaaatttaatcaattattttttagacaaaaatatatttacctcTGTATACAAAAGTTGGTAGATCTCACCTAAAACGTTTTTGTTAGCATTCATATATAAGTGAAACAATTtgcaagaattaaaaaaaaaaaaaaaaactagacgGTATGATgatctccaaaatttttgacCTCAAGTTTGGGTCTACGTCATTTTCGAGAATATCCAGGTTTTCTTCTATGGACTATTTGGGGTAatatggatcctacggacccaagacccaattgacctatgatactaatttacgaactcgactcactttttacgtcctagggacgctatttcagcttgatatctcttttcgtttttgagtattcGGGATGACAGactgacagacgacagacagacaggcggaaatggactaatgaagtTATTTCataaacacctatacaaaattttgttagtaggaTCCATATTtgtaagcattacaaacttgggactaaatttagtataccttgatatacatttcatatatacagggtataatgacacatatttcatatatacagggtataaaaatcataaacatCCAATTTATTTGgcgataaaattaataattttcgatatatcTCTAAAATCGATGTAGAATTTTCTTAcagaatttttagaaaaacgtgAAAACTACCTGTTTATTATATGAATTGGATTTTTCTAGGGTCAAAACCGCCCCTTATATTCTGATTCATCAAGTTTCGaagcaaaattttgtgtgtgataTTCCTTCCCTTAAGAAAATGGCAAAAATCAGAGAAATAAATTTGTCTTCGAGTTGGATACATATCAATTTTggaataatagttaaaatttcacGTAATGAACCTCTTAACTGGTCTCAAAGATCACTCCCTTTTCTTTGTGGCATATGTAAAGTTACTTGTCTACGCCGATAAACCAAAGAATTATTGGAATAACAGTCGGCGAGTTATTCACGAAATACGACCATAATTGCTGCGAAAAGTGTGTGGAAATTGGACATCGCGATTGCGCTCCCTATGCTTCAACCACGACGGCAACATGACCAAactcatatttaaatattaatgtcaaAAAACACCCGTTTCCAAATTTTTGATaggaatacaaaaatattttgaacttatAATCCAACAGCCAACTTTCGTTCTGTATAGAGGACTATATGTGGAGTACGCATGGCACACACTTTTTTGTGATGATTAAAACACTTagtttaataactatttttgagtgtatgataaacaatttttggattCTCGGTAATGTATTACGTAGTAATAAAATAGgagttaataaatcattttttacattttttacaaattacaattattagttttattatttttttgcaaatcgaTTATTTCCGTTTATGTAACaattagatttattttcataatgaaaaatgtatatacatttttatttaatttattcgattctagtttttttttatgtacattttataaGCGAAAGTAAATCACAGGAATTTCCACAGTCATGTAAttggttcatttttttatgCGAAGTAGGAAAGTCTGTAAAGTTGTGgaataaatcaatcaaattacgAAAAGTTTGAAACTCTTAGAATATCTCGAGTATCATAATTCAGAACGCACTTTAGTCATTGACATCGTTTTTGTCAGGTTCAAGATTCAaatgaaattgttatttaaagataaaatttcttgttagagataaaagttttcatcgaaattttacgatttttttatgtgaaaaatttattgtctttaatttcaaaccaaatataacgaaaaaattaattcatttgatCGTATTTTGCTGTTTCAAGATATGCCATTGTCAATtgcttttatttgaaagttgaaGATAATATTTCGAGAACCATTTGGAACGTATTTTCGACAGTGGCATTGTTTTCGATGTTACTGTGGTTTAAATTAGCCTAGATGAGAAAAAATGAACTTATATTTGGTTTAATTAGGAGTAAATAGGAAGCTTGAAGTCACTATGATCTTCGATTCATTTTGACTGGTTTTTTCTGGGACAGAGACAAGTCTGTACGTTAAATGCTGTATGGGTTAATTTGCCTTCGTAATGAGGTACTACAAAAAGTTTCTCTCAAGGTATTTGCAGGTACATAaatcttattataaatttaaaataaattattaatgtgatgttttgatttttaattcataattaatatgattttataagtaaattattattaatcaaccttgaagcaaaaaaaataaaattgtatcacTTTGAAG includes:
- the LOC123300562 gene encoding uncharacterized protein LOC123300562, with translation MRGIQTFVSGRYARRAAFVIFLWGLLIIAALNFRSYPLEVDIPPLTGVNSRLLLQKRIIDSANGIALTSTTENILDLTPFVDNSPGMSEDRILEEVEKRLPSLPIVYWNKNKNYAMRLNKTCARMPSIYELEFNNIYWQSLQTSNGSFHFYGAYYDIRKNSRIGPTIRILGMINRIEPTVKTFCQIWFENLKEPAIVKTWEYKYIWNKKWGNYKQGIYQPYLIACQIPPKYQNLTPASVSVVEQACDNATNNLRVIYNKPENGKKKDFAVCVKGLDFLHDDLSVRLVEWIEMLSILGADKIFFYELQVHPNISKVLKHYEQLGKVQVTPLTLPGGQPNIPAFQHLYLTKKTNHKRQNEIIPYNDCLYKNLYTYEYIVLLDIDEVIMPLNVLTWRELMDIVIPKSLQIRNLTRASYNVRNVYFLDDLLHSHGWFKGVPKYMHMLQHVYRSRHFTKPNQYVKCFHNPERVLTLHNHFPLACLGSGCTSYPIDTTDAQLQHYRADCVKTLKKSCEQFRENSVMDTAIWRYKEKLIPRAMNTLKQLGFFSHYYSDINNNIINYNTSSRR